AACCGTGCTACACCGGCCATGGCTCTTGCCGCCAGCCCATGTCCCAGAACATCCACTCGTACCGGCTGGTTGTGACGAAGTGAGCCGCAGCGGCTGCCCGCTGCGCGGGCGTCAGGTCAGCGGCGACCTGCTCCGTGAGTTCCAGGACGGCTCGGACGATGGCGCCAAACTCCTCGCCGCCGTACGTGTCAACCCACCGCCGGTACAACGGGTCAGGCGAGCCCCGTCCCATCAGTTCCTTGCCGACCTCCCAGTAAATCCAGTAGCAGGGGAGAACCGCGCCCAGCACGTCGTGAAACGGCGCACTGTAGCCGACGCGCAGCAGGTAGCTCGTGTAAGCCAGGTTGGTCGGCGCCATTGGGGTGCGTTCGACCTCCTCCGCAGAAAGCCCGAAGTCGCGAAAAAACCCGGCGTGCAGCTGCCGCTCCACCTCGATGGCGCCGGCCGCGTGGTGGCAAAACATGGCGATGGCTTGGTCGTGCGGCGCCTTGGCCGCGGCCAGGCTCAGCACCCGGGCGAAGTCCCGTAAGTAGAGCGCGTCCTGCACGACGTAGAAGCGAAAGGCGTCCTTCGGCAGGGATCCGTCGGTCAGCCCGCGGATGAACGGATGCGCCAGGATGGCCTCGTAAACGGGTTCGATCCGCCGCCAAAGCTCCCGGGTAAACCCTCCCGCCGGAACCGATGAGAGCTGGTGCGGGTCGGCGCTGGCCGGGATTTCGAAAGAGGAGCCCTGCGCCGTCATTCCAAACCGCCCCTCTCCTTGGAGGTCTGGTCAATCGGCGTCGAGCCGCGGCAGCGGCTGCCCG
This genomic window from Bacillota bacterium contains:
- the tenA gene encoding thiaminase II; the protein is MTAQGSSFEIPASADPHQLSSVPAGGFTRELWRRIEPVYEAILAHPFIRGLTDGSLPKDAFRFYVVQDALYLRDFARVLSLAAAKAPHDQAIAMFCHHAAGAIEVERQLHAGFFRDFGLSAEEVERTPMAPTNLAYTSYLLRVGYSAPFHDVLGAVLPCYWIYWEVGKELMGRGSPDPLYRRWVDTYGGEEFGAIVRAVLELTEQVAADLTPAQRAAAAAHFVTTSRYEWMFWDMGWRQEPWPV